A stretch of the Desulfuromonas sp. TF genome encodes the following:
- a CDS encoding sigma 54-interacting transcriptional regulator, translating to MGPIKTVKERCRKCYSCVRNCPVKAIKVKENWAEIIDERCIGCGKCVRVCSQQAKVITDCIENTRRLLAGREEVVAVLGCSFPAFFNDIRPGQLVTGLKRLGFCEVHEGASGVELIAGEYSRRIDQTSAAPLIATHCPTVVDLIERHYPQLLKNLMDVVSPMVAIGRLIKSRRGKKTRVIYISSCIAGKFEIEAEPVEGAIDVVLTYRELSQMLRENTLDLTRLPDSPFDGVPPLGGRLFPISGGPFQAFGVRNDFVEPESITTEGEENALEIIRDLAAGRITPRIVDIRFCNGGCIGGPGKNNRLTSFSKRNLILDYYKNQQIPYATAPHYRDAIPVPNLKRRFANKHQRLEPPSGESIRQILQATNKFVERDELNCDACGYPTCREYAVAIYQGLAEAEMCLPYSLKRLEEDRFNLAQKYELAQRALDQEFGNSAIIGRDGRTLEVLNLIRQVGPTPTTVLIRGESGTGKELTARAIHLQSHRADKPLVTVNCTTLSDSLLESELFGHKKGAFTGAIADKKGLFEAAGGGTIFLDEIGDITPKVQAELLRVLDSGEIRPVGGNSSIRVDVRLIAATNKNLEAGVKDGWFREDLFYRLNVFTITLPPLRNRMESLKDLVELFVDRASKRVNKSIMGIEDRAIHAMQQYQWPGNIRELQNIIERAAVLTQDRIIRLENLPVIFAELALQESAGTAGASGNDFQSQRDKHLSQVEKSLLKRFLRESGGNVSEAARQAKVPRRTFYRLLTRYGIKGGDFQNEILSIEK from the coding sequence ATGGGTCCTATCAAGACCGTCAAAGAGCGCTGCCGCAAATGTTATTCCTGCGTCCGAAACTGCCCGGTCAAGGCGATAAAGGTCAAGGAAAACTGGGCGGAGATCATCGATGAGCGCTGCATCGGCTGCGGCAAGTGCGTCAGGGTCTGCTCCCAGCAGGCGAAGGTGATCACCGACTGCATCGAAAACACCCGGCGCCTGCTGGCGGGCCGGGAAGAAGTCGTTGCCGTGCTGGGCTGCTCCTTTCCCGCTTTCTTCAACGATATACGCCCCGGACAGCTGGTAACCGGACTCAAGCGCCTCGGCTTCTGCGAAGTCCATGAGGGTGCCAGCGGGGTCGAACTCATCGCCGGGGAATATTCCCGCAGGATCGATCAAACCTCCGCAGCGCCCCTGATCGCCACCCACTGTCCGACGGTCGTCGATCTGATCGAACGGCACTATCCGCAACTGCTCAAAAACCTCATGGACGTGGTCTCGCCGATGGTGGCCATCGGTCGGCTGATCAAGAGTCGTCGTGGGAAAAAGACCCGTGTAATCTATATCAGCTCCTGCATCGCCGGGAAATTCGAAATCGAGGCCGAACCGGTGGAAGGTGCCATTGACGTGGTTCTGACCTACCGTGAGCTGAGCCAGATGCTCAGGGAGAATACACTCGACCTGACGCGCCTGCCTGATTCTCCCTTTGACGGGGTGCCGCCGCTTGGAGGGCGGCTCTTTCCCATTTCCGGCGGTCCTTTTCAGGCGTTCGGAGTGCGCAACGACTTTGTCGAACCCGAATCGATCACCACCGAGGGAGAGGAGAATGCCCTGGAGATCATCCGGGACCTGGCGGCGGGACGGATTACTCCCCGCATCGTCGACATCCGTTTCTGCAACGGCGGCTGCATCGGCGGCCCCGGGAAAAACAACCGTCTCACCTCCTTTTCCAAACGCAACCTTATCCTGGATTATTACAAGAATCAGCAGATCCCCTATGCCACCGCCCCGCATTACCGGGATGCGATCCCCGTTCCGAACCTGAAACGTCGCTTCGCCAACAAGCATCAGCGGCTGGAGCCGCCCAGCGGAGAGAGCATCCGCCAGATTCTCCAGGCGACCAACAAGTTCGTGGAGCGGGATGAGCTCAATTGCGACGCCTGCGGCTATCCGACCTGCAGGGAATACGCCGTAGCCATTTACCAGGGTCTGGCCGAGGCGGAAATGTGCCTCCCCTATTCCCTCAAACGTCTTGAAGAAGATCGTTTCAATCTGGCTCAGAAGTATGAGCTGGCCCAGCGCGCTCTCGACCAGGAGTTCGGCAACTCCGCCATCATAGGCCGGGACGGCCGGACCCTGGAGGTGCTCAATCTGATCCGGCAGGTCGGTCCCACCCCCACGACGGTCCTCATCCGGGGTGAAAGCGGCACCGGGAAGGAACTCACTGCGCGCGCCATTCACCTGCAGAGCCACCGCGCCGACAAGCCCCTGGTGACCGTCAACTGCACGACCCTGAGCGACAGCCTGCTGGAGAGCGAACTCTTCGGGCACAAGAAAGGCGCCTTTACCGGCGCAATCGCCGACAAGAAGGGGCTCTTCGAAGCGGCTGGCGGCGGCACGATCTTTCTCGACGAGATCGGCGACATCACTCCCAAGGTTCAGGCGGAATTGCTGCGGGTGCTCGACAGCGGAGAAATCCGCCCGGTAGGCGGAAACTCCTCCATCCGGGTGGATGTCCGCCTCATCGCCGCCACCAACAAGAACCTTGAAGCCGGGGTGAAGGACGGCTGGTTCCGGGAAGACCTTTTCTATCGACTCAACGTCTTCACCATCACCCTCCCCCCCCTGCGCAACCGGATGGAATCGCTCAAGGACCTTGTCGAGCTCTTTGTCGACCGGGCCAGCAAGAGGGTTAACAAATCGATCATGGGAATCGAAGACCGCGCCATCCATGCGATGCAGCAGTACCAGTGGCCAGGCAACATCCGCGAGCTTCAGAATATTATCGAGCGGGCGGCGGTCCTGACACAGGACCGGATCATCCGCCTGGAGAACCTTCCGGTCATCTTTGCCGAACTGGCGTTGCAGGAGTCCGCCGGGACTGCCGGGGCAAGCGGAAACGATTTCCAGAGCCAGCGGGATAAACATCTGAGTCAGGTAGAGAAGTCCCTGCTGAAGCGCTTTCTCAGGGAATCCGGTGGCAATGTTTCCGAAGCGGCGAGACAGGCCAAGGTGCCCCGGCGCACCTTTTATCGGCTGCTGACCCGCTACGGCATCAAGGGGGGTGATTTCCAGAACGAAATCCTCTCGATCGAAAAGTGA
- a CDS encoding XdhC family protein, translating to MWDWIGKLDELRRQGQLAVLVTVTRSAGSTPRKQGAKMIVLPDGKFYGTIGGGSVEQYALEEARTCLEEAHSTTMEVPLKQMGEFPACGGTMEMYMEVVNYNPTLYLFGAGHIGQALCRVLEGTPFRTHLIDERDEWINAPEIPRSTIRHQCHYSDFIQKANWCDKQSFVTIVTFNGAVDQQILEEVLPHPTRYVGMIGSKGKWGRIQKNLTENGFDLSRVRCPIGHDNGGDSPQEIAISIASQLLATYHGRE from the coding sequence ATGTGGGACTGGATCGGGAAACTTGACGAATTGCGCCGCCAGGGGCAGCTGGCCGTCCTTGTGACGGTCACCAGGAGCGCCGGGTCGACCCCACGCAAGCAGGGCGCCAAGATGATCGTCCTGCCCGACGGAAAATTTTACGGGACGATCGGCGGGGGATCGGTGGAGCAGTACGCCCTCGAAGAGGCCAGGACCTGTCTGGAGGAGGCGCACTCCACCACCATGGAGGTCCCCCTGAAGCAGATGGGTGAATTCCCCGCCTGCGGCGGAACGATGGAGATGTATATGGAAGTCGTCAACTACAATCCCACCCTCTACCTGTTCGGCGCCGGCCACATCGGGCAGGCCCTGTGCCGGGTGCTCGAAGGGACCCCCTTCCGCACCCATCTGATCGACGAGCGCGACGAGTGGATCAACGCCCCGGAGATTCCCCGCAGCACGATCCGCCACCAGTGCCACTACAGCGACTTCATCCAGAAAGCCAACTGGTGCGACAAACAGTCGTTCGTCACAATCGTCACCTTCAACGGCGCGGTCGACCAGCAGATTCTCGAGGAGGTTCTCCCACATCCCACCCGCTACGTCGGAATGATCGGGAGCAAGGGCAAATGGGGCAGAATCCAGAAAAATCTGACGGAGAACGGCTTCGACCTCTCCAGGGTGCGCTGCCCCATCGGCCACGACAACGGCGGCGACTCCCCGCAGGAGATCGCCATCAGCATCGCCAGCCAGCTTCTGGCCACCTACCACGGGCGCGAATGA
- the mocA gene encoding molybdenum cofactor cytidylyltransferase, translated as MSRAPQVAGIVLAAGASSRMGRTKQLLLFRGQTILECVVDNALASRLQRVIVVLGHEAEVLEPLLKNRAVTVVRNPRYNRGQSTSLKAGLRMLRKESAAALFLLGDQPLITPEIIDRIIAAYETSRSPIVLPVFEGRRGNPVLFARETFARIAELSEDCGARPLFLEYAERILKVPVADPAIHLDIDTEEDYLRLLREHQPHAE; from the coding sequence GTGAGCCGCGCCCCGCAGGTGGCCGGGATCGTCCTGGCGGCAGGCGCAAGCTCCCGTATGGGAAGGACCAAGCAGCTTCTTCTATTCCGGGGCCAGACCATCCTTGAATGCGTGGTCGACAATGCCCTCGCCTCCCGACTGCAACGGGTCATCGTGGTTCTCGGCCATGAGGCCGAGGTGCTCGAACCCCTGCTGAAAAACCGGGCGGTGACCGTCGTGCGCAACCCCCGTTACAACCGGGGTCAGAGCACATCGCTCAAGGCCGGCCTGCGAATGCTCCGGAAAGAGAGTGCGGCCGCCCTTTTCCTCCTTGGCGACCAGCCCCTCATTACCCCGGAGATCATCGACCGGATCATCGCTGCCTACGAAACCTCACGCAGCCCCATCGTTCTCCCCGTCTTTGAAGGCCGTCGGGGCAACCCGGTCCTGTTCGCCCGAGAGACTTTTGCCCGCATTGCGGAGCTCAGCGAAGACTGCGGTGCCCGTCCCCTGTTCCTGGAGTATGCCGAACGCATCCTCAAGGTGCCCGTTGCAGATCCCGCAATTCACCTGGATATCGACACCGAAGAGGACTACTTGAGGCTGCTGAGGGAACACCAGCCCCATGCCGAATGA
- the glgC gene encoding glucose-1-phosphate adenylyltransferase yields the protein MYPVDNVGRNTIAMVLAGGKGERLGPLTRRRAKPGLAFGGKYKIIDFVLSNLFNSGIKKVYILTQYRAYSLNKHIRESWGKWTGLGEFYVDISPETSSESEEWFKGTADAILQYLRFVESTDADYVAVFGGDHIYKMDVTQMINYHRMNRADITIAALEVPVEEAIRFGVFSVDEDSRIIGFDEKPAVPERIPGRDTCFASMGNYIFPTRKLIEVLQEGKKHHADLDFGKHVIPMMLDKGDRVFAYNFNDNTIPGMKTEERGYWRDVGTLDSYYEANMDLVNISPQLNLYNYKWPILTNQGNLPPAKTVFDEDTRRGQNIDSYVCAGCITSGSTVRRSILGPRCKINSYSLVEDSILFENVTVGRHVKIRKAIIDKNVVIPDDAEIGYDLKADRDNGYTVTDSGIVVVPRMDK from the coding sequence ATGTATCCGGTTGACAACGTGGGTAGAAATACCATCGCTATGGTTCTGGCAGGAGGCAAGGGGGAACGACTCGGTCCATTGACCCGGCGCAGGGCCAAGCCCGGCCTTGCTTTTGGAGGGAAATACAAGATCATCGACTTCGTCCTCTCCAACCTTTTTAACTCCGGCATCAAAAAGGTTTATATTCTCACCCAGTACCGGGCCTACTCGCTGAACAAGCACATCCGGGAATCCTGGGGCAAGTGGACGGGGCTGGGCGAGTTCTACGTGGACATTTCTCCTGAAACCAGCAGCGAAAGCGAGGAGTGGTTCAAAGGGACGGCCGATGCAATCCTGCAATATCTGCGCTTTGTCGAATCGACCGATGCGGATTACGTGGCTGTCTTCGGCGGCGACCACATCTACAAAATGGACGTGACCCAGATGATCAATTACCACAGGATGAACCGGGCTGACATCACCATTGCCGCCCTGGAGGTGCCGGTGGAGGAAGCGATCCGATTCGGGGTTTTTTCGGTGGACGAAGATTCCCGAATCATCGGATTTGATGAAAAACCTGCGGTCCCGGAACGGATTCCGGGGCGCGACACGTGCTTCGCCTCCATGGGCAACTATATCTTTCCCACCCGGAAACTGATTGAAGTGCTGCAGGAGGGGAAAAAACATCATGCGGATCTGGATTTCGGCAAGCATGTGATCCCGATGATGCTGGATAAGGGGGACCGGGTCTTTGCCTACAATTTCAACGATAATACGATCCCCGGGATGAAAACAGAGGAGCGAGGCTACTGGCGGGATGTAGGGACTCTCGACTCTTATTATGAAGCGAATATGGACCTCGTCAATATCTCGCCGCAGTTGAATCTCTACAACTACAAGTGGCCCATCCTGACCAACCAGGGAAACCTCCCGCCCGCCAAGACAGTTTTTGACGAGGACACCCGCCGCGGGCAGAACATCGACTCCTACGTCTGCGCAGGCTGCATCACCAGCGGAAGCACGGTCCGACGCTCTATCCTCGGACCGCGCTGCAAGATCAACAGCTACAGCCTGGTCGAAGACTCCATCCTCTTCGAAAACGTCACCGTCGGCCGGCATGTCAAGATCCGCAAAGCGATCATCGACAAGAATGTGGTCATTCCGGACGACGCGGAGATTGGCTACGACCTGAAGGCGGACCGAGACAACGGGTACACGGTGACCGACTCCGGAATTGTAGTGGTGCCGCGTATGGACAAATGA
- the yqeB gene encoding selenium-dependent molybdenum cofactor biosynthesis protein YqeB — translation MDKALKERLILIRGGGEMATGVACSLYRANFRRILMLEIPSPLAIRRRVSFCETIHEKSVTVEGIEAVRVSGESEVKQAWAGGKIAVAVDPEGESIGLYRPDLLVDATLAKRNLGISITDAPMVVALGPGFTAGRDCHVVVETNRGHDLGRLITAGTAEADTGIPGNIGGYRGRGVVRARSGIFTTGKEIGDPIRKGDVIGMVGTAEVTATIDGILRGLIRPGSSVATGLKIGDIDPRGEAGYCDTVSEKARALGGAVLEAMLSVYNA, via the coding sequence ATGGATAAAGCGCTGAAGGAGCGCCTGATTCTCATCAGGGGAGGCGGCGAGATGGCCACGGGCGTGGCCTGCAGCCTTTACCGCGCCAACTTCCGGCGGATACTCATGCTTGAAATCCCTTCCCCTCTGGCCATCAGGCGGAGGGTCTCCTTCTGCGAGACGATTCATGAGAAGAGCGTGACCGTGGAGGGGATCGAAGCGGTGCGGGTTTCCGGAGAGTCGGAGGTGAAGCAGGCCTGGGCCGGGGGGAAAATCGCCGTGGCGGTGGACCCTGAAGGAGAGAGCATCGGCCTCTACCGTCCGGATCTGCTCGTGGATGCCACCCTGGCCAAACGCAACCTGGGGATCTCCATAACCGACGCGCCGATGGTGGTTGCGCTCGGCCCCGGCTTCACGGCGGGCAGAGACTGTCACGTAGTGGTCGAGACCAACCGGGGGCACGATCTCGGCCGGTTGATCACCGCCGGCACGGCCGAGGCGGATACCGGCATCCCCGGCAATATCGGCGGCTACAGGGGGAGAGGGGTGGTGCGCGCCCGCAGCGGCATCTTCACCACCGGCAAAGAGATCGGCGACCCGATCCGCAAGGGGGATGTCATCGGAATGGTCGGTACGGCCGAGGTGACCGCAACTATCGACGGTATCCTGCGCGGTCTCATCAGGCCCGGCTCCAGTGTCGCCACTGGGCTCAAGATCGGGGATATCGACCCGCGGGGGGAAGCGGGGTACTGCGACACCGTCTCAGAGAAAGCCCGGGCGCTGGGCGGGGCCGTGCTCGAGGCGATGCTATCCGTTTACAACGCGTAA
- the yqeC gene encoding selenium cofactor biosynthesis protein YqeC: MILFEEILDLRARGVVSFVGGGGKTSLMFHLARQLARSGRRVLTTTTTKIFVPTPDQSPTVLVSAEPREVLRQLELCDSAVRHVTAAAALLSDGGKLKGFDPEAISRFEESDLFDWILVEADGSARRPLKAPAEHEPVIPACTTVLVAVAGLEVLGSPLNEDLVFRSALAAELMELAEGETVTAAALAALFAHSRGAFKGSPSRARRFIFLNKADTPGRIEGGARIAELLRRSPSPIAEALIVGQALGGIRVHAVHPLAVGS; this comes from the coding sequence ATGATACTTTTTGAAGAGATACTGGATCTTAGAGCGCGGGGGGTGGTGAGCTTTGTCGGCGGAGGGGGCAAGACGAGTCTGATGTTCCATCTGGCCCGGCAGCTCGCCCGATCGGGACGACGGGTCCTGACCACGACCACGACCAAGATTTTCGTCCCCACGCCCGACCAGTCTCCAACGGTCCTCGTCAGTGCCGAGCCCCGGGAAGTCCTGCGCCAGCTCGAATTGTGCGATTCCGCCGTCCGGCACGTGACCGCCGCGGCGGCGCTCCTGTCTGATGGCGGCAAGCTCAAGGGTTTCGACCCCGAGGCGATCAGCCGTTTCGAGGAATCGGATCTTTTCGACTGGATCCTGGTGGAGGCGGACGGATCAGCCCGGCGCCCTCTCAAGGCTCCCGCCGAGCATGAACCTGTCATCCCAGCTTGCACCACAGTTCTGGTTGCCGTAGCGGGTCTCGAAGTCCTCGGCAGCCCTTTGAACGAGGATCTGGTCTTCCGCTCCGCACTCGCCGCAGAGTTGATGGAGCTCGCCGAGGGGGAAACCGTAACCGCGGCCGCCCTGGCCGCCCTCTTCGCCCATTCCAGGGGGGCCTTCAAAGGGTCCCCGTCCCGGGCCCGACGTTTCATCTTTCTCAACAAGGCCGACACCCCCGGACGGATAGAAGGAGGCGCACGGATCGCCGAACTGCTTCGCCGAAGCCCAAGTCCCATCGCCGAGGCCCTGATCGTCGGTCAGGCCCTGGGCGGCATCCGCGTTCACGCCGTGCACCCCCTGGCGGTGGGATCGTGA
- the ptsP gene encoding phosphoenolpyruvate--protein phosphotransferase, with amino-acid sequence MTPRSREQLGITTLEDISALILQSHDLDETLDNIVDLVARRMRTEVCSIYLLEEDQETLRLRATKGLSRKAVGKVTLRIGEGLTGLAVEERRVVSIQEPQSHPRYRYFKETREERFHSFLGIPLLDRKKPLGVIVIQTKETRQFGAEEISALSTIAFQIASIVINARLLDSIRQKEEESNRFARELEKTRQSLIDRRQPSTGTREMVLRGTVAYPGLVSGPAHVLDERLGFADILQEGMVHIEEELERLEQALEKTRIQTLFLEKRVAERLTQEDAAIFHTHLMILEDRSFLDKLRREIEDGHSAPYALEKIVGGYIEAFQKMEDPYLRERAADMEDIGRRLFANLTGRENQVLLLKSPGILVARTILPSDMAALDHEQLRGIVTEAGEKNSHAVIMAKSLGIPALVGVRGALKGITPEEKIILDANSGYLYVNPPPHVVEEYRRLEEDCSRELHRLEEFRDLPAETSDGKRITLRANVGLVSDVNVALRNGAEGVGLYRTEFPYMARGDFPDRDDQYQLYRKVIEGFGGQPVAIRTLDIGGDKALPYFSPPPEENPFMGWRSVRVSLDNRDIFRTQIEAILMAGLHGKVKLLFPMISGLDELRSCLEVVGEARETLRSEGIPFTDEIPIGVMIEVPAAVRLAPKLALMVDFFALGTNDLIQYMLAADRNNPLVNKYYDPLHPAVLQALAEVIEVARKQGKGLSLCGEMASDPLNFLLLVGMGITEFSMPAPFIPRTKAMLRDIPSAVARRAAREVLTMGDSAQIRTYLVKVLGGIESSR; translated from the coding sequence ATGACCCCAAGATCCAGAGAACAGCTCGGCATCACCACCCTCGAGGATATCAGCGCCCTCATCCTTCAGTCGCACGATCTGGATGAGACTCTGGACAATATCGTGGATCTGGTCGCCAGACGGATGCGCACCGAAGTGTGCTCCATCTATCTTCTGGAGGAGGACCAGGAGACGCTGCGGCTGCGCGCCACAAAAGGCCTCTCCCGCAAGGCTGTCGGTAAGGTTACACTGCGCATCGGCGAAGGCCTCACCGGCCTGGCGGTGGAAGAGCGGCGCGTCGTGTCCATCCAGGAACCGCAGAGCCATCCACGCTACCGCTACTTCAAAGAAACCCGAGAAGAGCGTTTTCACTCCTTCCTCGGCATCCCCCTGCTCGACCGCAAAAAACCCCTTGGAGTCATCGTCATTCAGACCAAGGAAACCCGGCAGTTCGGGGCCGAGGAGATCAGCGCCCTTTCGACAATCGCCTTCCAGATTGCATCCATCGTCATAAATGCCCGCCTCCTCGATTCCATCCGGCAAAAAGAGGAAGAGAGCAACCGATTCGCCCGGGAGTTGGAGAAAACCAGACAGAGCCTGATCGACCGTCGGCAACCATCGACCGGCACCCGGGAGATGGTCCTGCGCGGCACCGTCGCCTATCCCGGTCTGGTCTCCGGTCCGGCGCACGTCCTGGATGAGCGCCTCGGGTTCGCCGATATCCTCCAGGAGGGGATGGTTCACATAGAGGAGGAACTGGAGCGCCTGGAACAGGCCTTGGAGAAAACCCGGATTCAGACTCTCTTTCTGGAAAAAAGGGTGGCCGAGCGATTGACTCAGGAAGATGCCGCCATCTTCCACACGCACCTTATGATCCTGGAAGACCGCAGTTTTCTGGACAAGCTGCGGCGAGAAATCGAGGACGGCCACAGTGCTCCGTATGCTCTGGAGAAGATCGTCGGCGGGTACATCGAGGCCTTCCAGAAGATGGAAGATCCTTATCTTCGGGAACGGGCTGCGGATATGGAAGACATCGGGCGGCGTCTGTTTGCGAACCTGACGGGTCGTGAGAACCAGGTGCTGCTTCTCAAGTCCCCCGGCATTCTGGTGGCCCGCACGATTCTGCCGTCAGATATGGCGGCCCTCGACCATGAACAGCTCCGCGGCATCGTCACAGAGGCCGGGGAGAAGAACTCCCATGCTGTCATCATGGCCAAATCGCTGGGCATCCCTGCCCTGGTCGGAGTCCGCGGAGCCCTCAAGGGCATCACTCCCGAAGAAAAGATCATTCTGGACGCCAATTCAGGCTACCTGTACGTCAACCCTCCACCGCATGTCGTCGAAGAATACCGCCGCCTGGAGGAGGACTGCAGCCGGGAGCTGCACCGCCTCGAGGAGTTCCGCGACCTCCCCGCCGAGACCAGCGACGGTAAACGGATCACGCTGCGGGCCAACGTCGGACTGGTGAGCGATGTCAATGTGGCTCTGCGCAACGGCGCCGAAGGGGTGGGACTCTATCGCACCGAGTTCCCCTACATGGCCCGAGGCGACTTTCCCGACCGCGACGATCAGTACCAGCTCTACCGCAAGGTGATCGAAGGCTTCGGCGGACAACCGGTGGCTATCCGCACCCTGGACATCGGCGGCGACAAGGCCCTTCCCTACTTCAGCCCGCCCCCGGAGGAAAACCCCTTCATGGGTTGGCGTTCCGTCAGGGTGTCCCTGGATAACCGGGACATCTTCCGCACCCAGATCGAGGCCATCCTCATGGCCGGCCTGCACGGCAAGGTCAAGCTCCTCTTTCCGATGATCTCCGGACTCGATGAGCTTCGCTCGTGCCTGGAAGTCGTCGGCGAGGCCCGGGAGACTCTCCGCAGCGAGGGGATCCCCTTCACCGACGAGATCCCCATCGGGGTCATGATCGAGGTCCCCGCCGCCGTGCGCCTTGCGCCGAAGCTGGCCCTCATGGTCGACTTCTTCGCCCTGGGGACCAACGACCTGATCCAGTACATGCTCGCCGCGGATCGCAACAATCCGCTGGTGAACAAATATTACGACCCGCTGCACCCGGCCGTCCTCCAGGCGCTGGCTGAGGTCATTGAAGTGGCCCGGAAACAGGGGAAGGGGCTCAGCCTGTGCGGCGAGATGGCTTCGGACCCGCTGAATTTCCTGCTTCTGGTAGGAATGGGAATCACCGAGTTTTCCATGCCCGCCCCATTCATCCCCCGCACCAAGGCCATGCTGCGTGACATCCCCTCCGCTGTCGCGCGCCGGGCCGCCCGCGAGGTGCTGACCATGGGCGACAGCGCCCAGATCCGGACCTACCTTGTAAAGGTTCTCGGCGGGATTGAATCCTCCCGCTGA
- a CDS encoding carboxymuconolactone decarboxylase family protein, which translates to MKDLHEVFTSFKADFPEVYAGHENLGIEIHEKTGPLPEKVRWLLKVAISGASRHLSALETHITKAREAGATDDEIKQTLLLLMQTTGFPNFMESYRIFKKMEGEAK; encoded by the coding sequence ATGAAAGATCTTCACGAGGTGTTCACCAGCTTCAAGGCAGATTTTCCGGAGGTCTACGCCGGACACGAGAATCTGGGCATCGAAATCCATGAAAAAACCGGACCGCTTCCGGAAAAGGTTCGCTGGTTGTTGAAGGTGGCCATTTCGGGGGCGAGCCGCCACCTGTCGGCCCTTGAGACGCATATCACCAAGGCGAGAGAGGCAGGGGCGACAGACGATGAAATCAAACAGACGCTGCTCCTGCTTATGCAGACCACCGGGTTCCCGAACTTCATGGAATCCTATCGAATTTTCAAGAAAATGGAGGGGGAGGCAAAGTGA